In Agromyces sp. G08B096, a genomic segment contains:
- a CDS encoding FBP domain-containing protein — MQALVESDIRSVLRNASEAELDQVSLPVRFFVTEWAPLDAFGWRDPRIPSRGYLVTELDGEPAGVVLRAAEHSGSHHRAAICSLCHTQQPGDQVVLFSARRAGVAGERGDSVGTYICSDLACQETVRLGRPAAPSEMLPGVRELERIEGLARRTRAFVADVLA; from the coding sequence ATGCAGGCGCTGGTCGAGAGCGACATCCGCTCGGTGCTGCGCAACGCGAGCGAGGCCGAGCTCGACCAGGTCTCGCTGCCCGTGCGCTTCTTCGTGACCGAGTGGGCCCCGCTCGACGCGTTCGGCTGGCGCGACCCGCGCATCCCGTCGCGCGGCTATCTCGTCACCGAGCTCGACGGGGAACCCGCCGGCGTCGTGCTGCGCGCCGCCGAGCACTCCGGGTCGCACCACCGCGCCGCCATCTGCAGCCTCTGCCACACCCAGCAGCCCGGCGACCAGGTCGTGCTGTTCTCCGCACGCCGCGCGGGCGTCGCCGGCGAGCGCGGCGACAGCGTCGGCACCTACATCTGCAGCGACCTGGCCTGCCAGGAGACCGTGCGCCTCGGCCGTCCGGCGGCGCCCTCGGAGATGCTGCCGGGCGTCCGCGAGCTCGAGCGCATCGAGGGGCTCGCGCGCCGCACCCGGGCCTTCGTCGCGGACGTGCTCGCGTAG
- a CDS encoding bile acid:sodium symporter family protein has translation MGSALTTIGLPVALGIIMFGLGLTLTPGDFARVARHPKAVVVALACQLLLLPAICFGLVLLFQLPPVLAVGMLLLAASPGGTTANLYSHLFRGDVALNISLTAINSVLAVVTLPLITNLAIQVFLPGDEELGLQLAKTVEVFAIVLLPVVLGMLVRWWRPGFAERMDRPVRIASVVILVVVIAGAIVSNLDLLVANAGRLAGITVLFCVISLAVGYLVPRLFRVDRRQSIASSFEIGIHNATLAIVIAQTVIGSVEMSLPAAVYGVLMFFVALGFGFLIRGRRVAGNEGEPVPTGVGRPATAGGGGTDAGAASADR, from the coding sequence ATGGGATCAGCGTTGACCACCATCGGATTGCCCGTCGCCCTCGGCATCATCATGTTCGGCCTCGGCCTGACGCTCACGCCGGGCGACTTCGCCCGGGTGGCGAGGCATCCCAAGGCCGTCGTCGTCGCCCTCGCCTGCCAGCTCCTCCTGCTGCCCGCGATCTGCTTCGGCCTCGTCCTGCTGTTCCAGCTGCCACCCGTGCTCGCCGTCGGCATGCTGCTCCTCGCCGCCTCGCCAGGCGGCACCACGGCGAACCTCTACAGCCACCTCTTCCGCGGCGACGTGGCGCTGAACATCTCCCTCACCGCGATCAACTCCGTGCTCGCCGTCGTGACCCTGCCGCTCATCACGAACCTCGCGATCCAGGTGTTCCTGCCGGGCGACGAGGAGCTCGGGCTGCAGCTCGCGAAGACCGTTGAGGTCTTCGCGATCGTGTTGCTGCCCGTCGTGCTCGGCATGCTCGTGCGCTGGTGGCGGCCCGGCTTCGCCGAGCGGATGGACCGGCCGGTGCGCATCGCGTCCGTGGTGATCCTCGTCGTCGTCATCGCGGGCGCCATCGTCTCCAACCTCGACCTGCTGGTCGCGAACGCGGGCCGGCTCGCCGGCATCACCGTGCTGTTCTGCGTCATCAGCCTCGCCGTCGGCTACCTCGTGCCCCGGCTCTTCCGGGTCGATCGCCGCCAGTCGATCGCGAGCTCGTTCGAGATCGGCATCCACAACGCCACCCTCGCGATCGTGATCGCCCAGACCGTCATCGGCAGCGTCGAGATGAGCCTGCCTGCGGCGGTGTACGGGGTGCTCATGTTCTTCGTCGCGCTCGGGTTCGGGTTCCTCATCCGCGGGCGGAGGGTCGCAGGCAACGAGGGCGAGCCCGTGCCCACGGGCGTCGGCCGGCCGGCGACGGCCGGCGGCGGCGGGACGGACGCGGGGGCGGCGTCGGCCGACCGGTAG
- a CDS encoding aminotransferase class V-fold PLP-dependent enzyme — translation MSIAVAAPRAESRTVPPLALLADAGLEVPVLGGRRVPHTNLDLAASAPPLAVVARAVADLLPWYSSVHRGTGYPSELVTELVEDARGAVARHVGARDGDVVVFTRNTTDALNLLASAVPGDVVVLDIEHHANLLPWRSRRVVVGAPSIEETIAALGAELARRPAALLAVTGASNVTGELLPIARLADLAHEHGARIVVDAAQLLPHRVVDLAADGVDYLACSGHKAYAPYGAGALVGRADWLDQAPPYLAGGGAVARVGLDRVIWHASPERHEAGTPNVLGIAALAVALRELDALGPSARIEHEHALATRLERRVAAVDGVRIVRGFTDAPARVGIVTLELERGSVGLVAAALSAEHGISVRAGRFCAHPFFDRVATRSNGLRASLGIGSTSADVDRFADALETVVAGGFGAVYHRSADGWKPIVDDRPRPSLLAR, via the coding sequence GTGAGCATCGCCGTCGCCGCACCGCGCGCCGAGTCGCGCACCGTGCCCCCGCTCGCGCTGCTCGCCGACGCGGGCCTCGAGGTGCCCGTGCTCGGCGGACGACGCGTGCCGCACACGAACCTCGACCTCGCGGCATCCGCCCCGCCGCTCGCGGTCGTGGCGCGGGCCGTCGCCGATCTGCTGCCCTGGTACTCCAGCGTGCACCGCGGCACGGGCTACCCCAGCGAACTCGTGACCGAGCTCGTCGAGGACGCCCGCGGTGCCGTCGCCCGCCACGTCGGCGCGCGCGACGGCGACGTCGTGGTCTTCACCAGGAACACGACCGACGCGCTGAACCTGCTCGCCTCCGCCGTGCCGGGCGACGTCGTCGTCCTCGACATCGAGCACCACGCCAACCTGCTGCCGTGGCGGAGCCGCCGCGTCGTGGTCGGAGCCCCCAGCATCGAGGAGACCATCGCGGCGCTCGGCGCCGAGCTCGCCCGCCGGCCAGCCGCGCTCCTCGCCGTGACCGGCGCCTCGAACGTCACCGGCGAACTGCTGCCCATCGCCCGGCTCGCAGACCTCGCGCACGAGCACGGCGCCCGGATCGTCGTCGACGCGGCGCAGCTGCTGCCGCACCGAGTCGTCGACCTCGCCGCCGACGGCGTCGACTACCTCGCGTGTTCGGGCCACAAGGCGTACGCCCCCTACGGGGCGGGAGCCCTCGTCGGCCGGGCCGACTGGCTCGACCAGGCGCCGCCGTACCTCGCGGGCGGCGGCGCCGTCGCACGCGTGGGCCTCGACCGCGTGATCTGGCACGCCTCGCCCGAGCGGCACGAGGCGGGCACGCCGAACGTCCTCGGCATCGCCGCGCTCGCCGTCGCGCTCCGAGAGCTCGATGCGCTCGGCCCATCGGCCCGGATCGAGCACGAGCACGCGCTCGCGACGCGACTGGAACGCCGCGTCGCCGCCGTCGATGGCGTCCGCATCGTGCGCGGCTTCACGGATGCCCCCGCCCGCGTCGGCATCGTCACGCTCGAACTCGAGCGCGGGTCGGTGGGGCTGGTGGCCGCGGCGCTGTCCGCCGAGCACGGCATCTCGGTGCGCGCGGGCCGCTTCTGTGCGCACCCGTTCTTCGACCGCGTCGCGACGAGGTCGAACGGCCTGCGCGCGAGCCTCGGCATCGGCTCGACGTCCGCCGACGTCGACCGCTTCGCGGACGCGCTCGAGACGGTCGTCGCTGGCGGTTTCGGCGCCGTCTACCACCGCAGCGCCGACGGGTGGAAGCCGATCGTCGACGACCGGCCGCGGCCCTCGCTCCTCGCGCGCTGA
- a CDS encoding alkylhydroperoxidase domain protein has protein sequence MTDTADRVAEPDVAVILRPEASTPAAFTAAELGWLPWLEPADAEQLTERQWAGLVDRARAKSDYFRLLVRDPDILRARTLADKDIFTNAADGLPRADRELAAAATSRVNGCVFCASVHARFAGHYSKRPGDVQRLLDDGVDAQQDAAWRAVIDASAALAATPPRLERRHLDALRAAGYDEQAVADVIHSAAFFNWANRLMLSLGEPDEPRADEPRADEPGR, from the coding sequence ATGACCGACACCGCCGACCGCGTGGCGGAGCCCGATGTCGCGGTCATCCTCCGCCCCGAGGCATCCACGCCCGCCGCCTTCACGGCCGCCGAACTCGGCTGGCTGCCCTGGCTCGAGCCGGCCGACGCCGAGCAGCTGACCGAACGACAGTGGGCGGGGCTCGTCGACCGGGCCCGCGCGAAGAGCGACTACTTCCGCCTCCTCGTGCGCGATCCCGACATCCTGCGCGCCCGCACGCTCGCCGACAAGGACATCTTCACCAACGCCGCCGACGGGCTGCCCAGGGCCGACCGCGAGCTCGCCGCCGCCGCGACGAGCCGGGTCAACGGCTGCGTGTTCTGCGCCTCGGTGCACGCGCGCTTCGCCGGGCACTACTCGAAGCGGCCCGGCGACGTGCAGCGCCTCCTCGACGACGGCGTCGACGCGCAGCAGGATGCCGCGTGGCGCGCCGTGATCGACGCGTCGGCCGCGCTCGCCGCCACGCCGCCCCGGCTCGAGCGGCGCCACCTCGACGCGCTGCGGGCTGCGGGATACGACGAGCAGGCCGTCGCCGACGTCATCCACTCGGCGGCGTTCTTCAACTGGGCGAACCGCCTCATGCTCTCGCTCGGCGAACCCGACGAGCCGCGGGCCGACGAGCCACGGGCCGACGAGCCGGGGCGCTGA
- a CDS encoding CMD domain protein, translating to MTDTIDRLAGVAPGDRVDALRRHRPVTRDQSQASHDALFGADIDETHTTRAERGLVATFVAALHDDEAATELYAGLAGDLADAARLAAEAARTTGPYGAYREPGLAAESRDGLGFEASDALRAAVGDRSAAALEHAHLLVFRPREASPAALERLAAAGWSADGIVTLSQLVAFLAYQLRVAAGLRLLTEEAA from the coding sequence ATGACCGACACCATCGATCGGCTCGCGGGCGTCGCGCCCGGCGACCGCGTCGACGCGCTCCGGCGTCACCGGCCCGTGACCCGCGACCAGTCGCAGGCCAGCCACGACGCCCTGTTCGGCGCGGACATCGACGAGACCCACACGACCCGTGCGGAGCGCGGCCTGGTCGCGACGTTCGTCGCCGCGCTGCACGACGACGAGGCCGCGACCGAGCTCTACGCCGGACTCGCGGGCGACCTCGCCGACGCGGCGCGGCTCGCCGCCGAGGCGGCCCGCACCACCGGGCCCTACGGCGCGTACCGCGAGCCGGGCCTCGCCGCCGAGTCGCGCGACGGGCTCGGCTTCGAGGCATCCGATGCGCTTCGCGCGGCCGTGGGCGACCGCTCGGCCGCCGCCCTCGAGCACGCCCACCTGCTCGTCTTCCGGCCCCGGGAGGCGTCGCCCGCGGCCCTCGAGCGGCTCGCGGCCGCCGGGTGGTCCGCCGACGGCATCGTCACCCTGTCGCAGCTCGTCGCGTTCCTCGCGTACCAATTGCGCGTCGCCGCCGGGCTGCGCCTGCTCACCGAGGAGGCCGCATGA
- a CDS encoding putative FMN-dependent luciferase-like monooxygenase, producing MTRIGFFTRLLDDTTPAERYRIATEQIVAAERHGFDSAWVAQHHFHAAEGGLPSPFVFLAHAAAATSRIRLGTAVVTLPLEDPVRVAEDAVVADLLSGGRIELGVGSGSTPASFLAFGQQHEDRARVFGEKVDALVAALAGGALGDDRNRLHPDGRGLLGHLWQATFSAFGGTRAGRAGHGLLLSRTQPRPADAPRRTLSELQLPIVDAYRESLPDGVPPRILASRTLFVADSRDEARRCAELGLRRAAAGFARTGQPPVGESLDELIASYDTHVGTVDEVVESLARDSVAAEATDVAFQVHSVDPPHELVLRSIELIATEVAPALGWGAGARRAVGAGARSVTAAAAATATALATE from the coding sequence ATGACCCGCATCGGATTCTTCACCAGGCTTCTCGACGACACCACGCCCGCGGAGCGGTACCGCATCGCGACCGAGCAGATCGTCGCGGCCGAACGCCACGGCTTCGACTCGGCGTGGGTCGCGCAGCACCACTTCCACGCGGCCGAGGGCGGCCTGCCGTCGCCGTTCGTGTTCCTCGCGCACGCGGCGGCCGCGACGAGCCGGATCCGGCTCGGGACCGCGGTCGTGACCCTGCCTCTCGAAGACCCCGTCCGGGTCGCCGAGGATGCGGTGGTCGCCGACCTGCTCTCGGGCGGGCGGATCGAGCTCGGCGTCGGCTCCGGCTCGACGCCCGCGTCGTTCCTCGCCTTCGGGCAGCAGCACGAGGACCGCGCCCGGGTGTTCGGCGAGAAGGTCGACGCGCTCGTCGCGGCCCTCGCCGGCGGCGCGCTCGGCGACGACCGCAACCGGCTGCACCCCGACGGGCGCGGACTGCTCGGCCACCTCTGGCAGGCGACCTTCTCCGCGTTCGGCGGCACGCGCGCCGGCCGGGCGGGGCACGGTCTGCTGCTCTCCCGCACCCAGCCGAGACCGGCGGATGCCCCGCGCCGGACCCTCTCCGAGCTCCAGCTGCCGATCGTCGACGCGTACCGGGAGTCGCTGCCGGACGGCGTGCCTCCGCGCATCCTCGCCTCCCGGACGCTGTTCGTCGCCGACTCGCGCGACGAGGCCCGTCGCTGCGCCGAGCTCGGGTTGCGCCGCGCAGCCGCAGGCTTCGCGCGCACCGGGCAACCGCCGGTCGGCGAGAGCCTCGACGAGCTCATCGCGTCGTACGACACCCACGTCGGCACCGTCGACGAGGTGGTCGAGTCGCTCGCGCGCGACTCCGTCGCGGCCGAGGCCACCGACGTCGCCTTCCAGGTGCACTCGGTCGACCCGCCGCACGAGCTCGTGCTGCGCTCGATCGAGCTCATCGCGACCGAGGTCGCCCCGGCGCTCGGCTGGGGCGCCGGCGCCCGGCGAGCCGTCGGGGCGGGCGCGAGGAGCGTCACTGCGGCCGCCGCCGCCACCGCGACCGCGCTCGCGACCGAATGA
- a CDS encoding ABC transporter ATP-binding protein, with the protein MTTLLDIDRLDIAYRTRGRDRRVVHDVSFDVGEGEVVALVGESGSGKTTTASAVLGLLPPGGRIERGAIRLRGTDLAGWSDRRLQAVRGIRIGLIPQDPVTSLNPVRPIGAQLGEVFRVHRRDDRRAVERRVLELLDRVGIDDPGRRARQYPHELSGGMRQRVLIANAVALEPELVIADEPTSALDATVQRRILDLVDELRREHGTAVLLVTHDLGVAAERADRVVVMQEGRILERGPTREVLDAPSEAYTRRLVADAPGLAAPVFRSPAAPPYLRDAGVAAATNPFVLEASGLVKTYPVGGRGEPFRAVDDVSFRVLRGTTHALVGESGSGKTTTARIATRFVAPDAGTVLLGGDEVVGPSGGLTGAARRDFRRRVQLVYQNPFASLDPRQTVAQIVAEPLRNFGIGDRRARAARAADLIDRVALPAHLAGHRPAELSGGQRQRVAIARALALDPELLVLDEAVSALDVTVQARILELLERLQADLGLSYLFISHDLAVVARISHTVSVMHRGRIVEHGTTAEVFRAPQHEYTRELLAAVPGRTEGAVA; encoded by the coding sequence ATGACCACGCTGCTCGACATCGACCGCCTCGACATCGCGTATCGCACCCGCGGGCGGGACCGGCGCGTCGTCCACGACGTCTCCTTCGATGTGGGGGAGGGCGAGGTGGTGGCCCTCGTCGGCGAGTCCGGATCGGGCAAGACGACCACCGCGAGCGCCGTCCTCGGTCTGCTCCCGCCCGGTGGACGCATCGAACGCGGCGCCATCCGGCTCCGCGGCACCGACCTCGCCGGCTGGAGCGACCGTCGGCTCCAGGCGGTGCGGGGCATCCGGATCGGGCTCATCCCGCAGGACCCGGTGACCTCGCTGAACCCCGTGCGACCCATCGGCGCCCAGCTCGGCGAGGTGTTCCGGGTGCACCGGCGGGACGACCGCCGCGCCGTCGAGCGCCGGGTGCTCGAGCTGCTCGACCGGGTCGGCATCGACGACCCCGGGCGGCGCGCCCGGCAGTACCCGCACGAGCTCTCGGGCGGCATGCGCCAGCGGGTCCTCATCGCCAACGCGGTCGCGCTCGAACCCGAGCTGGTCATCGCCGACGAACCCACGAGCGCACTGGACGCGACCGTGCAGCGGCGCATCCTCGACCTCGTCGACGAGCTGCGTCGCGAGCACGGCACCGCGGTGCTGCTGGTCACCCACGATCTCGGCGTCGCCGCCGAGCGGGCCGACCGGGTCGTCGTGATGCAGGAGGGCCGCATCCTCGAGCGCGGACCCACCCGCGAGGTGCTCGACGCGCCGAGCGAGGCGTACACGCGCCGGCTCGTCGCCGACGCCCCGGGCCTCGCCGCCCCGGTGTTCCGCAGCCCCGCCGCACCGCCCTACCTCCGCGACGCGGGCGTCGCGGCCGCCACGAACCCGTTCGTGCTCGAGGCATCCGGGCTCGTGAAGACCTACCCGGTGGGCGGCCGCGGCGAGCCGTTCCGCGCCGTCGACGACGTCTCGTTCCGCGTGCTCCGCGGCACGACGCATGCGCTCGTCGGCGAATCGGGGTCGGGCAAGACCACGACCGCGCGCATCGCGACCCGGTTCGTCGCGCCCGACGCCGGCACGGTGCTGCTCGGCGGCGACGAGGTCGTCGGGCCTTCGGGCGGGCTCACCGGGGCCGCCCGGCGGGACTTCCGACGCCGGGTGCAGCTGGTCTACCAGAACCCCTTCGCCTCGCTTGATCCGCGACAGACGGTCGCGCAGATCGTCGCCGAGCCGCTGCGGAACTTCGGGATCGGCGACCGGCGGGCCCGGGCCGCACGCGCGGCCGACCTCATCGACCGCGTCGCCCTGCCCGCGCACCTCGCCGGACACCGCCCGGCCGAGCTGTCGGGCGGACAGCGCCAGCGGGTCGCCATCGCGAGGGCGCTCGCCCTCGACCCTGAGCTCCTCGTCCTCGACGAGGCGGTCTCGGCGCTCGACGTGACCGTGCAGGCCCGGATCCTCGAGCTGCTCGAACGGCTCCAGGCCGACCTGGGGCTCAGCTACCTCTTCATCTCGCACGACCTCGCGGTCGTCGCACGCATCAGCCACACGGTCTCGGTCATGCACCGCGGCCGGATCGTGGAGCACGGGACGACCGCCGAGGTGTTCCGGGCTCCCCAGCACGAATACACCCGGGAGCTGCTCGCCGCGGTCCCCGGCCGCACGGAAGGCGCAGTCGCATGA
- a CDS encoding ABC transporter permease has translation MSAPVQQRTDAPAPAVDVTGGVVTGGVAAVDAPAEAASRPSRSGRRVRGVGRVRGIRPGLVLAWLVVAIAVAWALVPWLFTAADPISGVPAEKLQAPSLAHLFGTDAIGRDLYARVVHGAVHSLSGAFVAVTVGLVGGTLLGVAAGSLGGAVDAVVGRIVDVLLSVPGLLLSLSIIILLGFGTVNAAIAVGIGSIAAFTRLARSEVVRVRQADYVEAAIGSGARLPAVLFRHVLPNSLTAVVGLAALQFGSAILAISTLGFLGYGAPPPTPEWGLLISEGRNYVATSWWLTVLPGLVVVAVVLAANRLSHAAGRTS, from the coding sequence ATGAGCGCGCCGGTCCAGCAGCGAACGGATGCCCCGGCCCCGGCGGTCGACGTCACGGGCGGGGTCGTCACGGGCGGGGTCGCGGCGGTCGATGCGCCCGCGGAAGCCGCGAGCCGGCCGTCGCGGTCCGGCCGCCGGGTGCGGGGGGTCGGCCGGGTGCGCGGCATCCGCCCGGGTCTCGTGCTCGCCTGGCTCGTGGTCGCGATCGCGGTGGCGTGGGCCCTCGTGCCGTGGCTCTTCACGGCCGCCGATCCGATCTCCGGTGTGCCGGCCGAGAAGCTGCAGGCGCCGAGCCTCGCGCACCTGTTCGGCACCGACGCCATCGGCCGCGACCTGTACGCGAGGGTCGTGCACGGCGCCGTCCACTCGCTCTCGGGTGCGTTCGTCGCGGTGACCGTCGGGCTCGTCGGCGGCACACTGCTCGGTGTCGCCGCGGGGTCGCTCGGCGGGGCCGTCGACGCCGTGGTCGGCCGGATCGTCGACGTGCTGCTGTCGGTGCCGGGCCTGCTGCTCTCGCTCAGCATCATCATCCTGCTGGGCTTCGGCACCGTGAACGCCGCCATCGCGGTCGGCATCGGCTCGATCGCCGCGTTCACGAGGCTCGCGAGATCGGAGGTCGTGCGCGTGCGCCAGGCCGACTACGTCGAGGCCGCGATCGGATCGGGGGCGCGGCTGCCCGCCGTGCTGTTCCGGCACGTCCTGCCCAATTCGCTCACCGCCGTCGTCGGCCTCGCCGCGCTGCAGTTCGGCTCGGCGATCCTCGCCATCTCCACGCTCGGCTTCCTCGGCTACGGCGCCCCGCCGCCGACGCCCGAATGGGGCCTGCTCATCTCCGAGGGGCGCAACTACGTCGCGACGTCGTGGTGGCTGACCGTGCTGCCCGGGCTCGTGGTGGTGGCCGTCGTCCTCGCCGCCAACCGTCTCAGCCACGCCGCCGGGAGGACCTCATGA